DNA from Sphingosinicella humi:
TCGCGATCTGACGCCGGGGGAGAAGGTGAAGGCGGACTTCATCGGCTGGAGCGCGGACGGCGAGACCTTCTGGGTCACGACCAACGAGCGCAACCCGGAGATGTTCGACATCTATGCCTATGACGCGGACGATTATGAGCGGCGCCTCGTCTTCCAGAATGAAGGCTATAGCGTCGGCGGCATCTCGCGCGATGGACGCTATGTGGCGCTGGTGAAGGAACGGACGAGCGCCGACAACGACCTCTATCTCGTCGACCTCAAGGCGACGTCGCCCGAGCCCAAGCACATCACGCAGCACCAGGGCAATGTCAGCTACGGCGTCTATGATTTCACGCCGGACAGCCGCTCGCTCGTCTACGCGACCAACGAAGCGGGTGAGTGGAACCAGGCGTGGCGCTACGACTTGGCTTCGGGGGAGAAGGCGCCGGCGATCGAGGCGGACTGGGACGTCATGTACGTCTCCTTCTCGCCGTCGGGCCGTTACCGCGTCTCCGCGCTCAACAATGATGGGTCGACCGATCTCACCATCCAGGACCGCGAGGGCAAGGCCGTGACCCTCACCGGCATTCCGGACGGCGACATCGGAGGCGTGCGCTTCAATCGCGACGAGACGATGGTCGCTTTCACGGTAGCGTCGGACACGTCGCCGGCGGACATTTTCGTCGCCGATCTGGCCACAGGCACGGCGCGACGACTGACGACGGCGCTCAATCCGGCGATCGACGAGAAGCAGCTCGTCGAAGCGACCGTCGCCCGATTCAAAAGCTATGACGGCCTCGAAGTCCCCGGCATTCTCTATAAGCCGAGGGAAGCCAGCGCTTCAAACCCCGTGCCGGCCCTCGTCTGGGTCCATGGCGGGCCGGGCGGGCAGAGCCGGCGGGGCTACAGCGCGACCATCCAGCATCTCGTGAACCACGGCTATGCCGTCTACGCGATCAACAACCGCGGCTCCTCGGGCTACGGCAAGACCTTCTTCCATATGGACGACAAGAAGCATGGCGACGTCGACCTGAAGGACGTCGTCGCCTCCAAGGGCTTCCTCCAGTCGCTCGATTGGGTATCGAACGACGACATCGGGATCATCGGCGGGTCCTATGGCGGCTATATGGTCGCCGCCGCCCTCGCCTTCGAGCCGCAGGCGTTCGATCTCGGCATCGACATCTTCGGCGTGACCAACTGGGTGCGGACGCTCGAATCGATCCCGCCCTGGTGGGGCGCCTTCCGCGAGGCGCTCTATGACGAAATGGGCGATCCCGCGACCGACGCGGAGCGGCACCGGGCGATCTCGCCGCT
Protein-coding regions in this window:
- a CDS encoding S9 family peptidase → MRYLKAPAILLASTSLALGAAPSLAETAAQPVRYSAEVFYNTTSFNMASPAGYGFSADGKSILISSDASGVFNVYALPVAGGEPAAVSHSTDNATFAASYFPTDDRVLFTADKGGNELDHVYVRAADGSVRDLTPGEKVKADFIGWSADGETFWVTTNERNPEMFDIYAYDADDYERRLVFQNEGYSVGGISRDGRYVALVKERTSADNDLYLVDLKATSPEPKHITQHQGNVSYGVYDFTPDSRSLVYATNEAGEWNQAWRYDLASGEKAPAIEADWDVMYVSFSPSGRYRVSALNNDGSTDLTIQDREGKAVTLTGIPDGDIGGVRFNRDETMVAFTVASDTSPADIFVADLATGTARRLTTALNPAIDEKQLVEATVARFKSYDGLEVPGILYKPREASASNPVPALVWVHGGPGGQSRRGYSATIQHLVNHGYAVYAINNRGSSGYGKTFFHMDDKKHGDVDLKDVVASKGFLQSLDWVSNDDIGIIGGSYGGYMVAAALAFEPQAFDLGIDIFGVTNWVRTLESIPPWWGAFREALYDEMGDPATDAERHRAISPLFHAKNIQKPLLVIQGANDPRVLQVESDELVAAVKANDVPVEYVVFPDEGHGFLRKQNRIDASEAYLKFLDSHLR